The segment CTGTGCCCGATCTTCACGCCCAGCGCAGTGCAGGACAGGACGCTCATGCGATCTTGCTCCTCAGGCGCAGCAGCAGGACAAGGAAAAAGGGCGCGCCCAGGGCCGCCATGGCGACGCCCAGCTTCACCTCGTCCGCCGACGGGGTCAGCCGCACCAGGATGTCGCCCGCCAGCACGATGACCGCGCCTCCGAGAAGGCCAGGCACCAGCAGCGCGCCGGGCCTGGCCCCGACCAGGGGCCGCAGCAGGTGCGGCGTCACCAGGCCGACGAAGCCGATCACCCCGGTCACAGCCACGCTCGCGCCCGCCGCCAGGCCGACGCCCAGCGCCAGGGTCCAGCGCATCCGCGGCATCGAAATGCCCAGGGACCGCGCCCCGACGTCGCCCAGGGTCAGGGCGTCCAGCCCTCGTCCGAGGGTCAGCAGCAGAGCACAGCCGAGCCCGATCAGCGGTGATGCCATCCACACCTCCTCGAAGCTGCAGTCCGCCAGGGAGCCCATCAGCCAGTCGACGATCTCGTTCACCGCCCAGGGATTGGGAGCCAGCGACAGGGCCAGCGATACGCCCGCGCTGGACAGGATGTTCAGGATCGCGCCCGCCAGGATGAAGGTCACCAGACTGGACGCCGAGCCCGACAGCAGCATCAGCACGCCGACCCCGATCAGCGCCCCGCTGATCGCCGCGACCGGCAGAGCCCAGGGCGCGACCGCCGTCACGCCGTAGTAGAGGGTCAGCACGGCACCCAGCGCCGCCATCGAGGACACGCCCAGCACACCCGGATCGGCCAGGGGGTTGCGCGTGTAGCCCTGCAGCACCGCGCCCGACAGCCCGAGGGCCGCACCCACGACGATCCCCAGCAGCGTGCGCGGCAGCCGCAGCTCGAACACGATGGCCCAGCGCGGATCGACATCGGGCTGCAGCCAGGCCTCGAAGGGGACCCAGACGCGTCCCGCCATCAGGCTGATCCCCGACAGGATCACCAGCAGGGCGATCAGCGCCGCATACAGAACGGATCGGTTCACGGGCCTCATCCGAGCCTCGACGTTGCGACCTCGCGGGCGCGCCTCAACGCGGCCGCGGTCTGGATCAGGACCGGCCCGCCGCAGAACAGCAACCGTTCGGGAAAGACCGCCCGGCGCATATCGCTGGCGACGCGCCCGAGCGCAGGATGCTCCATGATCCGTTCGGCCCGGCTCGGCGCGCCCGGCCAGGATTCGCCTGACAGCAGGATCCGGGGCGGATCGGCGATCAGTCTTTCCAGCGGCACATTGCCGGTTCGCGTAAGGCCATAGCGCGTGACGGCATTTTGCAAGCCCGCGCGCCGCATCATCTCGTCCATCAGCGTGCCTGGCCCCGAAGCAAACCCGCCCGGCATGAAGATCAGGGCAGAAGGGGGCGTCGATCCGGGCACCGGAGCGGCGGCGCTGATGGCGGCCTCGATCTGTTTCACCAATGCCTCGCCGCGATCGGCATGTCCGACCAGGGCGGCTACTGTCCGGACCTGCTCCAGGCTCCCGGCGATTGTCTCGGGCACGCCGAACAGGTGGGTGGGAATCTCAAGGCGCCCGAGGGCATTTCGTATGGCCAGCGACGAATACTGGCTGGTCATCACCAGATCGGGCCGGAGAGCGATGACTTCTTCGGCCGTTCCGTAGGTATGGGGCAGGGTTTTCGCGATGTCGGCGATCGTCGATCCATAGGGGTCGCGCGCCCAGTGGCTCAGGGCTGCGATCTGTGACCGGTCTGCGACCCTGACAAGGATGACGTCCAGGCACGGGTTCAGCGAGATGATGCGCTGCGGGCGACCGTCGGCCACCGGCGGGCGCGGTGGGGGCGCGCTGCCACATCCGGCCAGGGCCAGGCCGCCCGCCACCAGAGCTCTCCGGTCCGGGCCCATCAGAGATCGATCCTGGACCGCAGGCGCGCGGACGGGTCGTCCGTATGCGCCCCGTCCAGTCTTCTGCGGTGAGGGATGGGTGCGTGCATCGCCTGGCTAGAAGCGCGCACGCAGGCCGAGGAAGACCCCGCGACCCGCTACGCCATAGTGGCGTGTCGTCTCATAAACCTCATCGCCGACGTTCTCGATCCGGCCGTAAAGCTCCAGCGTCTCGCCGAGCGGATAGGAGGCGCGCAGATCGACCAGGGTGTAGCCCTCCAGACGGGTGGTGTTCGACGCATTGTCGAAGCTGTCGCCCGCGTGCTGCAAGGCTATCGCGGTCGACAGACCGAACGGCCAGACATAGCCGACGGTCAGATTGGCTGCGTCCTTCGGGCGGCGCGCCAGCTGACGCCCCAGGTTGGCACCCGGGGTGCGGTTCTCGGTGTCGGTCCGGGTGTAGTTGGCGGTGATCGTCAACGACCCGATCTCGTAGTCCGCCGCCAGTTCGACGCCGTCCGCCGCTGTCAGGGCGATGTTGCTGTAGTAGCCGAAACGCCGCACGCCGTTGCGGAAGCACTGAGGTGCCGACGCCGGCGTTACCGTGGAGGCGCAGGATATGAAGTCGATCTGATTGGTCGTCTCACGCGAGAAATAGGTCGCGGCAAGGGTCAGGCTGTTGTCCAGCAAGTGCTGTTCGACACCCGCGTCCCAGCCGTCGGCCGCCTCGGGCTGCAAGGTCGTGTTCCCGAAGTCGCTGTACAGCTGGTACAGGCTCGGGGCCTTGAAGCCTTGGCCGAAGCTGGCGCGCAGCACCGTCGAGCCCGCGTTCAACGACCACGCGGCCGCGGCCTGTCCCAGGGTCTTGCCGCCGAAGGTGTCGTGCTCGTCGCGACGCACGCCACCCGTCAGGGTCAGGCCGTCGATGACCTCGGCCTGTAGCTGGGCGTAGAAGCCGTAAGTCCCGATGTCGGCATTCGCCCGCGGGGGGTTCGGCCGGGAGGATGATGGCGAGGCCGAATTGAACGCCGAATCCTCATGTTCGGCCCCGAAGGTGGCGGTCCAGCCTTTCTGAACGTCGAACACGCCCTGGTACTCGAACCGCCTGTTCAGGCCGTCGGCGTCGAAGGTCACGGCAGTGACGGCCTGGTCCGGGTTCCGGCTCTCCCGGTCGGTCCGCGTATAGGCGTAGGCGAGCCGGTTGCTGAGCCGCCCGTCGAGCAGGTCGACGTTCAACCCCGTATAGGTGACGAGTTCCCGCGTGCTGGCGGTTTCGCGCGTGTCTGCGAAGGCGAATGCCGGTGACGGGAATCCGTCCGCCCCGGCCGTTCCGTCCGAATAGACGGCGCGCAGGTCGATGGACACACCGTCCGTGACGCGAATGCGGGCTCGACCGCTGAGCCCGACGTTCTCGTATCCGTCCTGCTCGGTACCGCGCGCGAAGGCCGAGAAGCCGTCGCTCTGATAGTGGGCGCCGGCGAGCCTCCACGTCACGCGCTCGGTCATCCCGCCGATGTTTCCGCGCAGATAGGTCGTGCCCCGCGACCCGGCCTCTGCGTCGAGACCGGCCTGGAAGGGCCGGGTCGGTTCGGCGGTGACGATGTTGACCACGCCGCCGATGGCCTGGGAGCCCCACAGGGTCGACTGGGCGCCGCGCAGCACCTCGATACGCGCGATGTCGCCGACCAGCAGGTTGCCGAAATTGTACCCGCCGCCTGTGCCCGACGGATCGTTCAGCTTGACGCCGTCGATCACCGCGACCGTCTGGTCCGTCTCGGCACCGCGGATGCGAAGGGCGGTCGCCGCGCCGATCCCGCCGTTGCGCGACAGGCTCACGCCCGGCGTGCGGAGCAGAAGGTCGGCGACGCCGACGGTCTGGCTCGTCGTGATGTCCACCGCCGTCAGCACGGTGACCGACTGGCCGACGCGCTCGGCCGACTGTGCAGAACGGTTGGCCGTGACCACCACGTCGTCGAGCAGGCTCGAATCCATGGCGGAAGTTGCGGTTTGTGCGTTCGCGGCGCTGGTCGCAAGCAGGAGCGCACCGGTGACGGCGCTGATGGTCAGTTCGTTCCTCATGGGTCCAATCCCTCGTTTGACGACGAGCCGACTTGCGAACGGCCGCGTTCAGGCGAGGAGACACGCCCGGTCGCGACCACGCGCACGCGCGGCCCAACAGACGTCGTCATTCGGGTCTGATCCCGTTCCGCCCGGCACACCACGTCCGCGCGAAGGACGACCACGACAGGCAGGTCTCCTGGCTTGCGGGTCAATGCCGGTGCGCGCCGCCTTCCCAGATCCTCCGGCTTTTGCCTTCGAGATCCAGTGGCCCATGGTGCGCGGGCTCGCCGCTTACAGTTGCGTGGGCAGCCCGGGGTTCACACCCGAGTTCCCTATTAATCCCCATTTCTGAGGAACCTGTCGCAACGTCGCTCTAGGCCAATGCCAGGGTATCGGCAAGGACGGCGATCACGACGAAGGCCGACCCTGGCGGGCGTATCTCTCGGCCACCGGACCATAGCGATCCCAGACGGCGCGGTCGGCGAGGGACCGGAGCAGCTTCAGATACTCCGCATGGGTCCAGGCGAGCGGGGTGGCGGAGTCTGTGCCTTCCCCGATCGCATAGCCGGACGGCGTCCGTCCCACGCCGTCCCAGACCTGTTCGGGAAGCATCAGGCCATCGTTGGCGAAGCTTTCCATGCCGCGCACATAGGTCTGGCGGATACGATCGATCGCAGCCGGGTCGGCCGTACCGTCTTGCAGAAGGCGGGCCAGTTCATAGGTGCCGCGCTCGCCGGTGAAGATCGGCCAGACGCGGCCACGCTGACCGGGCGTCATACCGCCCAGGCCGTAGTTTCCGGCCGTGTCGGTGTTCTCGCCATAGCCGTCGTTGCCATAGCGCCGCCAGCCCGGGGATCCGTTGAGATCATAACGCACGCGAAGACGATCCTCGCGCATCTGATCGTCGTATTCGGGCAGGGTGCTGACGATCGAGGGCGAGTTTGCGGCCCGCACGCCATAGCGGACCAGTTCCAGAAACCCGCCGTCCACGATGCGGTCCTCGGGCAATGCCGGTTGACCATTGTTCTCGCCGAGGGGGGCGCGATCGTTGGGGTCTTCGTTGCGGGACAGCCGCAGGAAATAGTCGCCGTCGCCGAGCGAGCCTTCGGTCGTGAACATCCGGGCCTCGACCTTGCCGGCGTAGTCATCAGCAGCGGCCTGGTAGCGGTCCGCGGACGAGGCGTCCCCGGACGCCCGCGCGATCTCTGATGCGACCGTCAGGCCTGTGATGACGGCGGCGGTGGTCGAGGGCGAGTAACCTTCCTGCTCTTCCCATCGCTCCTGCTGAGACCAGGGGGGCGTGATGGTCCGGTCGTTCCATTCCAGACCGATCCTGCCGCCATCGACCAGGAAATCGGCGGCGGGCTTGATCATGGCGGTATACATCCGGGCCATCTCGGCGTCGGAGACCTCGCCGGCCTTCCATAGACGCCAACCCAGCATGATCGGCATGGCGGTCTGATCCAGCTGGACCCCGACCCATTCGATCTGCCCGTCCACATGGGTCTTCTGCAGGAACCAGCCGGTCGCGCCGGTATTGCCGGGCGTTTCGGCGTCGACCTGGACCTGGGGCAGGTAGCGGAAGGCGGCCAGGGGTGTCTGTTTGTCGCCCAATGCCATCAGGGCCATCGCCACCTGATAGAAGTCGCGTGGCCAGACGGCCTTGTAGCCGGTCGAGGCCTGTGTCGCGTCGACCGTGGCGCCCCAGGGATTGGACAGCGACGCGATCAGCGCACCCGCATAGGTCCGGTCCTCCTGCACCTTCAGCATCAGGGCCGAGGCATAGGCCAGCTTGCCGCCGTCGGTGGCGACCTCGGCCATCCGGGGCAGTTCGGTCAGCGACCCGATCCAGTCCTTCCAACCGACGCGGTCACCCTCGCCGTTGAATCGGGCGAGAACTTCGTCAAGCCCGGTGGTGAAGCTGGCGTCGGCGGCGGCTTCGGACGCGGCCTGCGTCGGGCCGAAACCGATGACGAAGTCGCGGGTCAGGCTCTGGCCGGCTGCGATCGTCGGCAGGGATCCCGTCAGGACGACCGCACCGGGCGTATCGCCGGTGGAGGCGTAGGTGTGGGTCAGCCGGCCGTTCGCCCGCAGGTCGGTCAGGCCGTCGGAGGTACCGAGGAAGCCGGCGCTGGCCGCCTCGAACGGCTGGCCGGGGCGCAGCGTCAGGTGCACGTCCCCCTCGCTCGCGTGCAGGCCCGTGGCCGTCGCCTGGGCCCGGTCGCCGCCACCGGTGTTGGCCATGTGCGGCTCGAGGATCAGATAGGGGGTGACGGGGGCGGAGCCTGCCGTGATCGTGACGCGCAGGATCAGGGCGTTGCTGTCGGGATCGGTGAAGACGCGCTTCTCGATCTCGAACGCATGGTCGGCGCTCTCCGTCACCACGCGATAGGCGGGCGAAAGGGGGCGGCCGCGCGCGTCCGTGTGCAGGTACTCCGTGCGGCTGACCGTGTCGGTGCCCTCGATGCCGAGCCGGTCGCCAGAAACCACGGCAAAGCGCAGCGCCTTGATCTGTGCCTCGTGGATCAGACCGTACATCGTCTCGGTCAGGACGCCGTCGGCGAGCGAGAACCAGACCCTGGACACCGGGCCTGTCGGACCGCCGTCGCGGTACTGCCCGTCGACATAGGCTTCGTATGAGGCCCCGACGCCGGTCTTGGCCGCGCTCGACCAGGTCGTGGCGGCCCCCGGCGCACCGGGCGCCACTGTCTCGGCCACCGGAATCGCGGACGCGCCGGTGGACAGAGGCATCGATGCGCAGGCCATCAACGGCAGGACGGCGGCACCGAGCAGCAGGGCATGGGTCAGTTTACGCATGGACATACTCTCTGGTCAGGCGGGCGAAAGGAGGAAGGTCAGGGGGGCGTCGAGACGGCTGTTCCAGCTCTTCTCGTTATGTTCGGCACCGGGGAAGACCAGGGTGCGGAACCGGTCCGGTCCCCAACCGGCGGCGCGGATCACGCCGTCGATGCGCGACTGGAACGAGGGATAGAAGGCGTCGAGCGTCTCGTCCCCCCGATCCATGTAAAGCCGGTGCGTGGCGGGGTCGGGCAGGCCGCGCTGGATGACGCTGGACCAGGCCAGGACCACCGCCTCGCGCCAGCGTTCCAGGGCGTCGCCCTCCAGCCGCTCCAGCCTCAGCGGCCAGTGGGTCGAGAGGCAGCCGGCGGAGCCGAACACCTCCGGATGTTTCATCATCGCATAGAGCGAGATCAGGCCGCCCATGCTGGATCCCGCGATCAGGGTGTCGTCACGATCGGGCAGGGTGCGATAGGTCGCATCGATCATGGGCTTCAGATCTTCGACCAGGAACTGCAGGTAGCCGTCCGACAAGGGCTCGCCGCCATACATGCCCAAGAGGCTCGTCCTGACTTCTTCGGGCAGGGCGGTGATCAGGTCGGCGGGGACGTATTCGCGCAGGCGAAGCGGTGTGTTCCAGACCCCGACCACGATCGGCAGGCGGACCTGACCGGTCTGGGAAAGTCGCGCCAGATGCTCGTCCACGCCCCATTCGCCAAAGGCAGTGCGCGACGCATCGAACAGGTTCTGGCCGTCGTGCATGTAGAGGACGGGATAGCGCCCGGACCCTTCGTCATAGCCCGGTGGCAACCAGACGGTGACGTTGCGCGCCGCGGCATGGGTCGATGCCATGTCGGTGTAGTCGACCAGTCGGCCGGCGGTCGGCACGTCCGCTCGGACCGAACCCGCGAACGGGGCAGCGCAGATCAGGCTCAGGATGGCGCGGCGGTCGAAGTTCATTTCGGCTCCTTGACCAGCAGGGCGCAGGCAGCGGCCATGAAGAACGACACGCCCCCGATCCCCAGTGCCCAGATGGCCTGACCGTCGAAAAAGGTCTTCAGGATCAGGCCCAGAATGGTCGCCGCCAGGAGTTGGGGCACCACGATGAAGATGTTGAAGATGCCCATGTAGACACCCATTTTCCGACCCGGCACCGCCGCCGACAGGATGGCATAGGGCATGGACACGACCGACGCCCAGGCGAAGCCGACACCGATCATCGGAAGCCACAACAGGGCCGGGTCCCGGATCAGGGCGATGCCGATGAGGCCGAGGCCGCCCAGCACGAGATTGATCGCATGGGCTCCGTTGCGCCCGGTTTTCTGCGCCAGCACCGGGATCAGGAAGGCCGCCAGCGCCGCCACTCCATTGTAGACGCCGAACAGGACGCCGACCCAGTCCGCGCCGGTGTTGTAGGCGACCGAGGTCGTATCGGTGGTGCCATAATGGACCGTGGTCACGGCCGCCGTGGTGTAGATCCACATGGCGAACAGGGCGAACCAGGTGAAGAACTGGACCACCGCCAGGCTGCGCATCGTCGAGGGCATGCGGAAGATGTCGTCGACGATTTCGGTGACGCCGTTCGCTGTCCGGCTCGCGTGCATGGCCCCGACGACGATCTGCAGCAGGCCGAAGGCGGCGATGCCTCCGAACAGGACGTAGAGCTCCTTTTCCACACCCGCCACGGCGACTCCGCCGAACCCGGCCGCGCCGATCACGACCCAGATCAGGCCACCGTTGATATAGGCGCGGACCGAGCGAGCTGGGGCCTGATCGTCGATACCGGGCTTGCCGGGCAAGGCATGGTTGGCCTCGAAAGCCGCCATCTGGTCGGGGCTGTATTCGCGCGTGGTGATGACGGTCCACAGCACCGCTCCCAGCAGGGCGGCCGCTCCGATATAGTAGGCCCAGCGCACGGTATCGGGCACCATGCCGTCAGCCGCCGTCGCGCTGAGGTGCAGCACGTTCGAAAGGATCCACGGGAGGCAGGATGCGAACACCGCGCCGGCCCCGATGAAGAAGCTCTGCATCGCATAGCCGGCCGTGCGTTGCTCGTCCGGCAGCAGGTCGCCGACGAAGGCGCGGAACGGTTCCATGGTGACGTTGATCGATGCATCCATGATCCAGAGCGTCGCTGCCGCGAACCAGAGGCTCGGACTGTTCGGCATGGCCACCAGGGCCAGGGATGTCAGCACGGCCCCGACCAGGAAATAGGGTCTGCGCCGACCCAGCGGGCTCCAGGTCTTGTCGCTGAAATAGCCGATGATCGGCTGAACCAGCAGGCCGGTCAGGGGGGCTGCGATCCAGAGGATGGCGAGGCTGTCGACCTCGGCCCCCAGGGTCTGGAAGATGCGGCTGGTGTTGGCGTTCTGAAGTCCGAACCCGATCTGTATGCCGAAGAAGCCGACGCACATGTTCATGATGGCCAGGGCGTTCAGCCTCGGCCGGATGGTCAGGATCTTTGGAACGGCGATCATTGGCGTGCTCCCCGGCCCAGAGGCACGAAACGAATGGCCTGACCACCGCCCGGGGCGAGGCGAAGGGTCAGGATGTCGCCCGCGGTCACCTCCTGCTGCTCGATCACGATGTCGGTGCGACTCATGCCGCCACCGTCGCGCCAGGATGCGTGTGGACCGTCGCGGTAGATTTCGGCGCGATAACGCACGCCGGGCTCGAGGAAGGTCAGGGCGGCGCTCAGGACACGCGGGTTCTCGTCGGTGATGGAGCCCAGGAACCACTCGCGGCCGCCGCGTTCCTTGCGCACGATGGTGACGTAGTCGCCGACCTCGCCGTTCAGAACGCGGGTTTCATCCCAGTCGACGGCGACGTCCTTGATGAACTGGAAAGGGCCGGGGTTGGCTTCGTAGTTCTCGGGCAGGTCGGCCGCCATTTGGATGGGGCTGTAGATCGTCACATAGAGCGCCAGTTGCTTGGCCCAGGTCGTGGCCACTCCGTCGGGGCTGCGGGTCACCATGCCGAAGATGCCTGGGGTGAAGTCCATCGGCCCGGCCAGAAGCCGGGTGAAGACCAGGTTCACCTCATGCTCGGGCGGATTGCCGGGCTGGCCCCAGGCGTTGAACTCCATCCCGCGCGCGCCTTCCCGCGAAACCCAGTTGGGATAGGTGCGGCGCAGCCCGGTATCCTTGATCGGCTCGTGCGGATTGATCGCGACGTGGTGGGCGGCGGCGGCTTCCAGCACGGCGATGTGGTGGCGAGCCATGGCCTGGCTCTCGTTCCAGGCAAAGGTCGATTGGCCGTCGGGTCCCCGAACCTGCACGCCGCCGGCGTCCGCGACATAGCCTGTCTTGACCGTTGTGATGCCCAGGCGCTGATCCAGAGCGAAGGCGTCCGCCATCTGCTGCTCGTAATGGAACGCATTGCCGCCGGTCTCGTGGTGGCCGATCAGCTGGACGCCGCGTTCGCGACCATAGGCGGCCAAGCCTTCCAGGTCGAAGTCGGGATACGGTTGGGTGAAGGAATAGTCCGATCCATTGCCGAACCAGTCGCCGTCCCAGCCGATGTTCCAGCCCTCGACCAGAACGCCGCCAAAGCCGTTGGCCGCTGCGAAATCGATGTAGCGCCGCGTGTTTTCGGTCGTCGCGCCGTGGCGCGGGCCGGACGCCCAGGTCGCCCTGTCCAGGTGCATCTCCCACCAGATGCCGACGTATTTCATCGGCTTGAACCAGCTGACGTCACCGATCGCATTGGGCTCGTTCAGGTTCAGGATCAGGCTGGATTCGACCAGGCCGCCAGCCGTTTCCGAAATCTGGATGGTGCGCCAGGGCGTCGGGAAGGGGGCGGTCCGCTCCACTGCCGCATTGGTGAAGCCCGGCGTCAGGTCGGCGACGAAACGGCGACCTTCGGCCCGGCGCAGATTCATGCCCGCATAGTCCACCAGTGCCGCCTCGTGGATCGAGATATGCAGACCGGAATTCAGCTTCATCGTCAGCGGGGTCTGGGTGCCGGACGCCTCCTCGATCGGGGTGCGGTGGTAGAGATACTCCTCGCGATTCCACTCGCGCGACGGGATCCACCAGGCTTCCCCGTCTTCGGCGATGTTGAACTCCGTCAGTTCCGAGCCGATGTTCAGGACGGGCAGGGCGGCCTGCTCCGGGAACTCGTAGCGAAAGCCGAGGCCGTCGTCATAGACCCGAAAGACGACATCGAAACTGCGTGCCAGGGCGGTCCGCTCGCGCAGGTGGACGCGCAGTTCGCGATAGTGGTTGCGGATGAATCGCCGCTCGCCCCAGGGCTGCTCCCAGGTGTCGTCATGGTCTGTGGGGACCTCGGCCGTCACGACCAGATTGCGCTCCAGCTTTGGTGCGTCGGTGAGGATGAAGCCCAGGCGCGACGGTGCGATGACCGGCTGTCCCGAACGTGTGACCGCATAGCTGGGCCGTCCGTCACCGTCGGTCGTGACGCTGACCGACAGGGTCCCGTCCGGCGACGAAACCGTGGCCGG is part of the Brevundimonas sp. AJA228-03 genome and harbors:
- a CDS encoding glucan 1,4-alpha-glucosidase, whose protein sequence is MRKLTHALLLGAAVLPLMACASMPLSTGASAIPVAETVAPGAPGAATTWSSAAKTGVGASYEAYVDGQYRDGGPTGPVSRVWFSLADGVLTETMYGLIHEAQIKALRFAVVSGDRLGIEGTDTVSRTEYLHTDARGRPLSPAYRVVTESADHAFEIEKRVFTDPDSNALILRVTITAGSAPVTPYLILEPHMANTGGGDRAQATATGLHASEGDVHLTLRPGQPFEAASAGFLGTSDGLTDLRANGRLTHTYASTGDTPGAVVLTGSLPTIAAGQSLTRDFVIGFGPTQAASEAAADASFTTGLDEVLARFNGEGDRVGWKDWIGSLTELPRMAEVATDGGKLAYASALMLKVQEDRTYAGALIASLSNPWGATVDATQASTGYKAVWPRDFYQVAMALMALGDKQTPLAAFRYLPQVQVDAETPGNTGATGWFLQKTHVDGQIEWVGVQLDQTAMPIMLGWRLWKAGEVSDAEMARMYTAMIKPAADFLVDGGRIGLEWNDRTITPPWSQQERWEEQEGYSPSTTAAVITGLTVASEIARASGDASSADRYQAAADDYAGKVEARMFTTEGSLGDGDYFLRLSRNEDPNDRAPLGENNGQPALPEDRIVDGGFLELVRYGVRAANSPSIVSTLPEYDDQMREDRLRVRYDLNGSPGWRRYGNDGYGENTDTAGNYGLGGMTPGQRGRVWPIFTGERGTYELARLLQDGTADPAAIDRIRQTYVRGMESFANDGLMLPEQVWDGVGRTPSGYAIGEGTDSATPLAWTHAEYLKLLRSLADRAVWDRYGPVAERYARQGRPSS
- a CDS encoding MFS transporter — encoded protein: MIAVPKILTIRPRLNALAIMNMCVGFFGIQIGFGLQNANTSRIFQTLGAEVDSLAILWIAAPLTGLLVQPIIGYFSDKTWSPLGRRRPYFLVGAVLTSLALVAMPNSPSLWFAAATLWIMDASINVTMEPFRAFVGDLLPDEQRTAGYAMQSFFIGAGAVFASCLPWILSNVLHLSATAADGMVPDTVRWAYYIGAAALLGAVLWTVITTREYSPDQMAAFEANHALPGKPGIDDQAPARSVRAYINGGLIWVVIGAAGFGGVAVAGVEKELYVLFGGIAAFGLLQIVVGAMHASRTANGVTEIVDDIFRMPSTMRSLAVVQFFTWFALFAMWIYTTAAVTTVHYGTTDTTSVAYNTGADWVGVLFGVYNGVAALAAFLIPVLAQKTGRNGAHAINLVLGGLGLIGIALIRDPALLWLPMIGVGFAWASVVSMPYAILSAAVPGRKMGVYMGIFNIFIVVPQLLAATILGLILKTFFDGQAIWALGIGGVSFFMAAACALLVKEPK
- a CDS encoding ABC transporter substrate-binding protein; this encodes MGPDRRALVAGGLALAGCGSAPPPRPPVADGRPQRIISLNPCLDVILVRVADRSQIAALSHWARDPYGSTIADIAKTLPHTYGTAEEVIALRPDLVMTSQYSSLAIRNALGRLEIPTHLFGVPETIAGSLEQVRTVAALVGHADRGEALVKQIEAAISAAAPVPGSTPPSALIFMPGGFASGPGTLMDEMMRRAGLQNAVTRYGLTRTGNVPLERLIADPPRILLSGESWPGAPSRAERIMEHPALGRVASDMRRAVFPERLLFCGGPVLIQTAAALRRAREVATSRLG
- a CDS encoding TonB-dependent siderophore receptor codes for the protein MRNELTISAVTGALLLATSAANAQTATSAMDSSLLDDVVVTANRSAQSAERVGQSVTVLTAVDITTSQTVGVADLLLRTPGVSLSRNGGIGAATALRIRGAETDQTVAVIDGVKLNDPSGTGGGYNFGNLLVGDIARIEVLRGAQSTLWGSQAIGGVVNIVTAEPTRPFQAGLDAEAGSRGTTYLRGNIGGMTERVTWRLAGAHYQSDGFSAFARGTEQDGYENVGLSGRARIRVTDGVSIDLRAVYSDGTAGADGFPSPAFAFADTRETASTRELVTYTGLNVDLLDGRLSNRLAYAYTRTDRESRNPDQAVTAVTFDADGLNRRFEYQGVFDVQKGWTATFGAEHEDSAFNSASPSSSRPNPPRANADIGTYGFYAQLQAEVIDGLTLTGGVRRDEHDTFGGKTLGQAAAAWSLNAGSTVLRASFGQGFKAPSLYQLYSDFGNTTLQPEAADGWDAGVEQHLLDNSLTLAATYFSRETTNQIDFISCASTVTPASAPQCFRNGVRRFGYYSNIALTAADGVELAADYEIGSLTITANYTRTDTENRTPGANLGRQLARRPKDAANLTVGYVWPFGLSTAIALQHAGDSFDNASNTTRLEGYTLVDLRASYPLGETLELYGRIENVGDEVYETTRHYGVAGRGVFLGLRARF
- a CDS encoding glycoside hydrolase family 97 protein encodes the protein MRFPFVVLAIMALCTPALAQTPPPAPATVSSPDGTLSVSVTTDGDGRPSYAVTRSGQPVIAPSRLGFILTDAPKLERNLVVTAEVPTDHDDTWEQPWGERRFIRNHYRELRVHLRERTALARSFDVVFRVYDDGLGFRYEFPEQAALPVLNIGSELTEFNIAEDGEAWWIPSREWNREEYLYHRTPIEEASGTQTPLTMKLNSGLHISIHEAALVDYAGMNLRRAEGRRFVADLTPGFTNAAVERTAPFPTPWRTIQISETAGGLVESSLILNLNEPNAIGDVSWFKPMKYVGIWWEMHLDRATWASGPRHGATTENTRRYIDFAAANGFGGVLVEGWNIGWDGDWFGNGSDYSFTQPYPDFDLEGLAAYGRERGVQLIGHHETGGNAFHYEQQMADAFALDQRLGITTVKTGYVADAGGVQVRGPDGQSTFAWNESQAMARHHIAVLEAAAAHHVAINPHEPIKDTGLRRTYPNWVSREGARGMEFNAWGQPGNPPEHEVNLVFTRLLAGPMDFTPGIFGMVTRSPDGVATTWAKQLALYVTIYSPIQMAADLPENYEANPGPFQFIKDVAVDWDETRVLNGEVGDYVTIVRKERGGREWFLGSITDENPRVLSAALTFLEPGVRYRAEIYRDGPHASWRDGGGMSRTDIVIEQQEVTAGDILTLRLAPGGGQAIRFVPLGRGARQ
- a CDS encoding alpha/beta hydrolase — encoded protein: MNFDRRAILSLICAAPFAGSVRADVPTAGRLVDYTDMASTHAAARNVTVWLPPGYDEGSGRYPVLYMHDGQNLFDASRTAFGEWGVDEHLARLSQTGQVRLPIVVGVWNTPLRLREYVPADLITALPEEVRTSLLGMYGGEPLSDGYLQFLVEDLKPMIDATYRTLPDRDDTLIAGSSMGGLISLYAMMKHPEVFGSAGCLSTHWPLRLERLEGDALERWREAVVLAWSSVIQRGLPDPATHRLYMDRGDETLDAFYPSFQSRIDGVIRAAGWGPDRFRTLVFPGAEHNEKSWNSRLDAPLTFLLSPA
- a CDS encoding FecCD family ABC transporter permease, producing the protein MNRSVLYAALIALLVILSGISLMAGRVWVPFEAWLQPDVDPRWAIVFELRLPRTLLGIVVGAALGLSGAVLQGYTRNPLADPGVLGVSSMAALGAVLTLYYGVTAVAPWALPVAAISGALIGVGVLMLLSGSASSLVTFILAGAILNILSSAGVSLALSLAPNPWAVNEIVDWLMGSLADCSFEEVWMASPLIGLGCALLLTLGRGLDALTLGDVGARSLGISMPRMRWTLALGVGLAAGASVAVTGVIGFVGLVTPHLLRPLVGARPGALLVPGLLGGAVIVLAGDILVRLTPSADEVKLGVAMAALGAPFFLVLLLRLRSKIA